TCTCTTTGTATACAGGCTGCTCAAGAGTTTTCCACACAAATTATTGTGCCTGTCTGTGATCATATGTTTAGCGGGGAAAAAGAAGATTCTCTTTTTTTACAAAAGGTTTATGCGCTTTTTCCTGATGTGCAATTCATTGAATTTCCTTTCAATATCTCTAAGAAACACGACCCTCATTATTGGCATAATTTATCCCGTTTGATAGGTAGTTTTTTTTTACAAAAAGAGATTCAATATGTGCTCTTTCTCGATTGTGATGAAATTGTAGACACAAGCCATTTTATAAAATGGCTAGAGCATTTTAACTATACTCAATACACAGCAATACGGCTTGCTAATTACTGGTATTTCCGCAGTAGCTCTTACCAGGCGACGAATTGGGAAGACACGCCTCTTTTCTTAAAAAAAACCAGAGAGAATCTACAAGCTCTTATGCATCCACAAGAAAGAGCGGGTACCTATTTCTCTGTGCAGTCAGAGAAAAAACGGATGTGCTTAAGCTTGGACAAAAAGCCCATGGTTCATCATTTTAGCTGGGTTCGGACAAAAGAACAGATGCTAAAAAAAGTATCTAATTGGGGCCATCGTAAAGAGCGTAATTGGAAGCATTTAGTAGAGCAGGAGTTTTGTTCTTCTTTTCAAGGAACCGACTTTGTCCACGGTTACTGTTTTGAAACCGTGGATCCTTTTACTATTGATTTATCAGCTCAACCTCTAGAAGTAGCCTCTAATGCTAGCATAGTGAGGCTTAAAGCTCATGAGGTACATTGTATCGATCTTTCTATACATTTTGAAATTGATTTGCCTCAAATCGCTCATCTTTTAAAGCATTTTTAGTTCTAAAATAGTTAGTGAATTTTTATAAAAGTAGTATTAGAGCCTGTTTAAAATCTTCTCATTAAGGTATAATGATAGTTTTCATAAAACCTTTGGAGGTAGTTATGACCTGCTCTTATCCAAGCGATATTTCTCGTAAACAATTTAGCAAAATCCATCTAAGCGCCTGTTTAAAATCTTTTCATTAAGGTATAATGATAGTTTTCATAAAACCTTTGGAGGTAATTATGACCCGCTCTTATCCAAGCGATATCTCTCGTAAGCAATTTAACAAAATCCATCTAATACTTGAGTCTACACGCAAAAAAACACGTCCACGAATAGTTGATCTATACTAGTGCCGATTCAAACGGCTAGCTTAATGGGATTTAAGTCAACGACTTGAAACTTGTCGTTTATCCTACATTTCAAAATATCTGTTATTTTCGGTATCTCTTCTAAGAAGAATCCTCTAATTGCCTGAAAAAAAGTCACCGACGTTTCGTAATATCGATTGTATACCGTCTTTTCCTTTAAGATCTTCCACAAGCGTTCAATAGGATTCAAATTCGGCGAATAAGGAGGGAGATAGTGCACTTTAATCCTAGAAGACATCAGAAACTCTTCTAGTTTCTTATTTTTGTTTGATCTCGCATTATCCAAAATTACATGAATAATTCGAGCCTCTGTCTGTTTTTCTAGCTTCTTGAAAAAATCGAGCATTGCATCGGCATCAACTGTCTTATATTCCTCTGTAAAAATCTTCATTCCTGTCAGGCAAAGAGCTGCAGCAAAATGCAATCGCAATTGTTTCCCGGATGTCTGCAAAGTCTTTTGAACGCCTTTTTTGATCCATCCACATACGGCTTGGGACTGATGTTCAGGATGCACAGCATCTATGAAATAGATCTCTTCATCAGGGTTTAAGGTCTCCTTTAAAGCCCTATATTGTTCTATGAAAATTCGTTGTTTTTCAGGATCTAATTTCCCAGGAATCTTTTTAGGACGTTTATAAGCAAATCCGTGCTGTATGAGCCAATCTGTCATGCCACTTTGGGAATATTTTATCCCATATTGCTCATGCACATAAGCTATGATCCCTTTGACTTTAAGATAGGTCTTTTCCTGTAGGTGTTTTAGTAGAGACTCTGTTTGGTCTTGTGAAGGTTTTGATTTGCTACCGCCTCGAGGGCTACTTCCAGTTTTATTTTCGGAATCATATTCTCTGAGGTATTCCTGAACAGTGATAGGGCTTATCCGGAGTGTTTTAGCAAGATTTTTTGTTGAGATACCCTCATCATAGCCCAAAATTACACAAAGCCTATTCCGTTCAGAATAGTCTTTTGGATGCTTTAACTTGTGTTCTAAGTCAGCTATCTGGCTAGGGATCAGTTTTTTCATGCTCAATAGCTTAACACAAAACAAAATATTTTTCTATACGATTGAATCGGAACCACTATATACATGCCATAATTGCACACAAAGAAGGGGTTGCTCCTTAAACGGAGTAGGTTAAACTCTCCAATATAAACGAGATTTTTTCAAATCTCAAAACCGCTCATTAAAGAGCAAAAAAATGAGGAGCAACCTATGAAGCATTATATTGGATTAGATGTATCAATGAAAAGAACTTTTATCTGTATATTAAATGAACAAGGTAAGATTGTCCATGAAGGTTCAGAAAAAACAGATCCTGATTTACTAGCAGATTATTTTTCCAAAAGAGATTTTCAAGAAATCGTTGTTGGCTTTGAAAGTGGATGTTTATCTCATTACCTAGTCACAGGATTTAGAAAAAGAGCTATAGATCCCCTATGTATGGATGCAAGGAAGCTGAGTACGATTCTTGCTTTGAAAATAAATAAGACAGACAAAAATGATGCACGAGGAATCGCAGAAGCCCTTCGATCAGGTATGTATACACGAGTACACTGTAAGCCCCAAGATTCAGTAGAAAAAAGCATTTTGTTAGTTTCCAGAAGAGCGCTAATTAAACAGCAAACGCAGTTAAAAAATACTGTAAGGGGCTTGCTTAAAAGTTACGGAATACGATTGGGATCTGTGGGATCCAAAAGATTTTCGTCTGTGGTTGTAAAGCAGATAGAAAAACAGGAAAAAAGTATTGTTCTGAGCATAACCTCTCTATTAAATACCTTTGATAAGGTAGTTGAGGAAGTAGAAAAACTGGATAAAGAAATGCTTAAGCTGGTCAGTCAAGATAAAGAAGTACAACGGCTTATGACAATCCCTGGCGTAGGACCTGTAACAGCATTAACCTATAAAACAGAAATTTTTGATCCCACTCGTTTTAACGATTCTAAATCAGTAGGAGCCTATCTTGGTATGACGCCTAAACAGTATGCCTCCGGAGAGGTGCAAAGACAGGGAAGAATTTCAAAATGTGGATCCAGTGAACTTAGATCTCTATTAGTTGAAGCCGGAATAGTAATGCTGACACGAAGTAAGAAATGGAGCAAGCTAAAAGCTTGGGGATTAAAAATCATGAGAAAAAAAGGAATGAAGAAAGCCGCCTTAGCAGTAGGTAGAAAGTTATCCGTAATTATGCATAAGATGCTGATTGAACAAAAAGAATTTATTTACGGTGAGCCAAAGGCAGCTTAAAAACGCATTTTTTTAGAAATAAAAACATTAGGAAAAGTGACTAAAATTTTTTGCAGGAGAAAACCGAAGAAATAGGTAAAGACGACAAATGAGTTGGCTCTTAGAAGCCGTAATATACATTGTCTTGCCCATTTCATTTCGGATAGCATAATGGAGCGAAGAATCTAAAATAGTTTTCTTCAAAAAGACTCCGCAGAGAACCCTGGACTTATCTCCCGCATTAAACTTTGCTGTCCTAAGATCTTAAAAAACGCCTTTTATTTTGCAAGCAAAATATCGGCTCGGAGAGCTTATGAAGAATTAAGAGAATTTATATTCCCCTTGTGTGCAATTAGAGAACTCGTTTGTTTTTAAATTAAGATTTAACTAAGCAAAATTTCCTAGATAAAAGAGGTTGCAGTTCTTCCCGATATTTAGGAATATTTTCAAAAAAAGCACAAATTGCCTTCTTAAAATCTAAGAATTTTTCATAATATCGATTATTGCGGACTTTTTTATTCATGAATCGCCAAAGGCGTTCAATCAGATTGAGATCGGGAGAATAAGGAGGCAAGAATTTGATTTCTACTCTGGATGTTTTTAGGTAATTTGCAACGATTTTTGACCTATAGTAGGCAGCGTTATCGCATATAACCACGATTCTTTGTGCAAAAGGATACTTTTCTTCCAATTTTTTAAACAAATCAAGAGTAGATTGCGCATTGATAGAGTCGGAAGAAAGAGTTGTAACTTCTAAGCGCTTTACATCTAAGGCTCCATTGATATTGATACGTTTACGTCCTGTATTTGTTAGCAATATAGCCTTAGATCCTTTTTCATACCATCCATAAGAGGGTTTGGAATTGTGTTGAGGATGAACCCCATCTAAATAAAGCAGTTGATCTGTTTGAGCGAGTTCTTTTTCTAGATTTTGCAATTCTTGTGAAAAAAGCTCTTTAGCTTCCTCATTCACTTTTCCAGGAATCAGCTTAGGCTTTTTATAGGTAAAGTTTAACCGATGCAATAAAGAAACCATAGCTGATGGTGTATAACATATTCCAAAGTGGTCTTTGGCAAAATTGACAACTTGTTTAGCTGAACTGGGAGCTTCTTCTTTTACATATAGAAAATTTCAATGAATTTAGTGTTTGAAAAGTCTTTTTTCTAATGCATTTCAGTATATCGATTATTGCGGACTTTTTTATTCATGAATCGCCAAAGGCGTTCAATCAGATTGAGATCGGGAGAATAAGGAGGCAAGAATTTGATTTCTACTCTGGATGTTTTTAGGTAATTTGCAACGATTTTTGACCTATAGTAGGCAGCGTTATCGCATATAACCACGATTCTTTGTGCAAAAGGATACTTTTCTTCCAATTTTTTAAACAAAAAAGATTTTAAACAGGCTCTAAGGGAATAATAGAGGAACCGCATAGCTGAAAATAAAATCAGCTCCTGCTCGTTTAATACTGAGCATGGCTTCTTGAAAGACCTCTTTTGCTTGTAAAATCCCTTTTTCTTCAGCAGCCATGATCATAGCATATTCTCCGCTGACGTGATAGGCACAAATAGGCAGAGAAAGCGCTGCTTTCATTTTAGTAATGATATCTAAATAGTAAAGCGCGGGTTTTACCATAAGAATATCAGCTCCTTGTTCTTCGTCTAATAGAGCTTGGCGGATTGCTTCTCGAGCATTTGCTGGATTCATTTGATAGCTTTTTTTGTCTCCGTGTTGCAAATGAGAACCTACTGCACCGCGAAAGGGAGAATAGAGACAAGAAGCGTACTTGGCTGTATAAGCTAAAATTCCAATTTGATGAAAAAAGTGTTTGTCTAACACGGTTCGGATTGCTCTGATACGACCATCCATCATATCGCTAGGAGCTACTAAATCAGCGCCGAATTGGGCGTGTAAAAGAGCCATTTGGGAAAGAATGGAAACCGTCTTATCGTTAAGGATTTCTTTCTGTTCATTGATAATACCATCGTGTCCATGAGAGGTGAAAGGATCCAATGCGATATCGGTAATTACACATAAAGAAGGGATTTCTTTTTTTAATTTCTGTAGAGCTTGGGGTATTAATCCTTTTTCTTGGAGCGCATAAGTAGCATTTGGGTCTTTATATTCATGGGGAATAGTAGGAAATAAAGCGATTGCTAAAATTCCTTTACCATGCCAGGTTTCTGCTTCTTTAGTGAGTTTTTCTAGGGGCCAAGCAAATATACCTGGCATATTGAAAATGCTCTTTTTTTCCTTTTCTGTTGTAACAAAAACAGGTAAGACAAAGTCACTGGGAAGCAATACCGTTTCTGCTAGAAGAGAGCGGATGGCTACGGTTTTTCGATTGCGGTGAGGTCTTTTAATCAACATGAGGCCACCTTTTAAGAAAACGCATATTGATCAAAGCACACCAAAGGCTATTTATGCAAATGTTGAGCTTTAAATTCTTAATTTGTAAGGGATGGTTTTTTTCTTGATTGTGCCCAAAGAATGTGTCACTCTATTAATGTTTAAGGCAAATCATTAAATGAAAGAAACAAGGATTAAAAGGAAGATTTCATGACCGAAGGTTACGAAGAATTCACAGATAGTCAAATTAAAATCCTTCAAAGATATGTAACTCATACTACAAGTAATATTTTTTGTTTACGAAATTTACCAGAAGTAATTAAAGGAGCTTTATTTTCTCGCTATTCTAGATCTAGTTTAGGGCTGAGATCTTTATTGCTTAAAGATTTTATCCTTAATGAGGAAACTGCCTTTGTAGCGATTACAGGGACTCAAGTGGATTTAGATCAGAAACAAGTAGAAGATCAGATCATAGGAATCAAAAAAGCGCAAAACTTTTACGATCGGATTTTAGATGGCTATGGTGATGATTCTATTGGAGAATTAGGTGGGGGACATCTTGCTATTGAAAATATTTCTATGATTTCAGCTAAGATTATAGAAGATGCTCGAATTGGTGGATCTCCTTTAGAAAAATCTACTCGTTATATTTATTTTGATCAAAAAATAGACGGAAAATATTTGTTTTATCGAGAGCCTATTCTACTAGCATCAGCATTTCGTGAAACGTATTTGCAAACTTGTAACTCGTTATTTGAAACCTATTCTTCTTTAATACCTCCTTTAATGGGGCAAATGGAAAAAAAATTCCCTAAGGAGCACGATGTTTCCAAAGTGGCCTATGCAGCTGCTTTGCGTGCTAAGGTTCTTGATTGTTTGAGAGGACTTTTGCCTGTAAGCACACTGACAAATATGGGGATATATGGAAATGGGAGATTTTTTGAATATTTAATCCAGAAATTAAATAGCCATAATTTGGCTGAAGTACAAGATATCGGTAGAAAAAGCTTTCAGGAGCTGAATAAAATCCTTCCCTCCTTTGTTCGAAGGGCTGACCTTAATCATAAATATCAGCTTAGCTTTACACAGTTTCGTGAGCAGATGGGCAATACATTAAAACTGCTAGCTTCTAGGCACTCTGTTGGTTTAGATAAAATGGAGCATGCAGGGGTGAGATTGATTGGTTATGAAGAAGAATCTCCTATAAAAGTAGCAGCGGCTTTATTATTTGAGCATTGTCATGCAGGATTATTTGAGTTACAAGAGCACTGTAAAAATCTTTCTACAGAGGAATTAAATCACATTTTAGATTCAGCCTCTAATTTCCGTGAGAATAGAAGACATAAATCTCCTAGAGCTTTGGAACATGCAACATTTACTTTTGAAATAGTAGCTGATTTTGGTGTATATCGCGATCTTCAACGCCATCGAATGCTCACTCAAGAAAGACAAATTATTACCTGTGATTTTGGTTATTTTATTCCCCATGAAATTTTAGATACAGAGATGGAAAAACCCTATAGAGAAGCGATGGAAAGAGCTAAAAAAGTTTATGATAAAATTGCAGAAGAATTTTCTGAAGAAGCGCAGTATGTAGCTCCTATGGCTTTTAATATGCATTGGTATTTTCATGTAAATCTGCGCTTGCTTCAATGGCTTTGCGAACTGCGTTCTGCTCCAGCAGGTCATCCTACCTATCGATTTATTGCGCAAGAGATGGCAAAACAAGTATGTCATGTCTTGCCTATTTTTGAGCGTTTTTTCAAATTTGTGGATTATGAAGGATATGAACTAGGTCGTTTAGATCAAGAGATTCGAATTATTGAGAAGAAGACGGCTAAAGGCTCTGGATGAAACAAGGCAGTGTTCTGGGAGGGGCTTTGCTCGTTGCGGGAAGCTGTATTGGAGCTGGTATGTTAGCCTTGCCTATAGTGACGGGAATGGCTGGTTTTTTCTACTCCACTATTTTGTTTTTCCTCGCTTGGAGTTTTATGACTTCTACAGCTTTATTACTTGTAGAAACAAATAGTTGGTTTCATGAGCGAATGAATTTTTTATCCCTTTTGGATCGAATCATCGGAAAATCTTTTAAGGCAATCGGTTGGGTTACTTATCTTTTTCTCTTTTATGCATTACTAGTTGCCTATATTTCTGGTACTGGCACATTATTTGCTTCTTTTTTTTATTCCTTTTTTAATCTGCAGATTCCCGATTGGACAGGATCTGTAGCATTAATTGTATTGTTTGGATGGGTTGTCTATTTAGGAACAAGAAGTGTTGATTTGTGCAACCGTTTTCTTATGTCAATTAAAATTATTTTTTTTGGGCTTCTTGTATTATTTAGCATAAACTATGTCAACCCTCAGTTACTTTTGCATGTAGATTTTATGTATGCGCCGAAGTCTTTTCCTTTACTCATTATTGCATTTGGATTTCAAAATATGGTTCCCTCTCTTACCAATTATATGAAAGGAGACTTAAAGCGTGTTCGTCTTTCTATTGTTATGGGCAGCTTAATAGCATTTGCAGTCTACTTAATTTGGGAATTTATTGTGTTAGGCATTCTTCCTTTAGATCAAATTATGGAGTCTTTACAAACAGGAAGAGACTCTTCACAGGGGCTTTCTTTATTTTTGAATCTTACTCAAGTTAAAATATGGGCTGGAGGGCTAGCCTTTTTTGCTATTCTAACTTCTTTTTTTTCTCAGGCATTGAGCTTAGTGCATTTTTTATCTGATGGGTTTAAGGTTAGGTGTAAAAAGCACGAGTCTTTAAGCCTTTGCCTGCTTGCTTTCTCTCCTCCTTTACTTTTTGCTCTTTGCTATCCGCAGTTTTTTTTTAGAGCTTTGAGTTTTGCAGGGGGGATTTGTGCAGTGATCCTTTATGGGATTTTACCAGTGATTATGGTATGGGTTGGTCGCTATCATAAGGCAATGAAAGGGGCTTATCAATTTCCTTTTGGTAAACTTTCTTTGGTTTTAGTATTTATTGTTGCTGTTTCTGTTCTTCTTTTACAGATAGTGAATATGCTAGGATCAAACAGCGTTTAATTTGGATTTTTTATGATGTTTTCCCTAGACAGTGCATTCATTCCTTGCGGGGATCAACCACAAGCTATTGATCAGTTAGTAAAAAGAGTGCAGGAAGGAAAAAAAGCCCAAGTCCTTTTAGGAGTAACAGGATCGGGAAAAACATTTACTATGGCTAATGTAATCCAGAGATTAAACAGGCCTTCTTTAGTGATTGCACACAATAAAACTTTGGCTGCTCAACTATATCAAGAGTTCAAAGGATTTTTTCCAAATAATGCAGTTGAGTACTTTGTTTCTTATTATGATTACTATCAACCAGAAGCATATATTGCCCGAACCGATACCTATATTGAAAAGGATTTGGCGATTAATGATCAAATCGATCGGATGCGCTTGAGTGCTACACGATCTTTGATCGAAAGAGAAGATGTCATTATCATTGCTTCTGTCTCTTGTATTTATGGCTTGGGATTGCCTGAATATTAT
This is a stretch of genomic DNA from Candidatus Rhabdochlamydia oedothoracis. It encodes these proteins:
- a CDS encoding IS630 family transposase → MKKLIPSQIADLEHKLKHPKDYSERNRLCVILGYDEGISTKNLAKTLRISPITVQEYLREYDSENKTGSSPRGGSKSKPSQDQTESLLKHLQEKTYLKVKGIIAYVHEQYGIKYSQSGMTDWLIQHGFAYKRPKKIPGKLDPEKQRIFIEQYRALKETLNPDEEIYFIDAVHPEHQSQAVCGWIKKGVQKTLQTSGKQLRLHFAAALCLTGMKIFTEEYKTVDADAMLDFFKKLEKQTEARIIHVILDNARSNKNKKLEEFLMSSRIKVHYLPPYSPNLNPIERLWKILKEKTVYNRYYETSVTFFQAIRGFFLEEIPKITDILKCRINDKFQVVDLNPIKLAV
- a CDS encoding IS110 family transposase, whose product is MKHYIGLDVSMKRTFICILNEQGKIVHEGSEKTDPDLLADYFSKRDFQEIVVGFESGCLSHYLVTGFRKRAIDPLCMDARKLSTILALKINKTDKNDARGIAEALRSGMYTRVHCKPQDSVEKSILLVSRRALIKQQTQLKNTVRGLLKSYGIRLGSVGSKRFSSVVVKQIEKQEKSIVLSITSLLNTFDKVVEEVEKLDKEMLKLVSQDKEVQRLMTIPGVGPVTALTYKTEIFDPTRFNDSKSVGAYLGMTPKQYASGEVQRQGRISKCGSSELRSLLVEAGIVMLTRSKKWSKLKAWGLKIMRKKGMKKAALAVGRKLSVIMHKMLIEQKEFIYGEPKAA
- a CDS encoding transposase, with protein sequence MEEKYPFAQRIVVICDNAAYYRSKIVANYLKTSRVEIKFLPPYSPDLNLIERLWRFMNKKVRNNRYTEMH
- the hemB gene encoding porphobilinogen synthase; translated protein: MLIKRPHRNRKTVAIRSLLAETVLLPSDFVLPVFVTTEKEKKSIFNMPGIFAWPLEKLTKEAETWHGKGILAIALFPTIPHEYKDPNATYALQEKGLIPQALQKLKKEIPSLCVITDIALDPFTSHGHDGIINEQKEILNDKTVSILSQMALLHAQFGADLVAPSDMMDGRIRAIRTVLDKHFFHQIGILAYTAKYASCLYSPFRGAVGSHLQHGDKKSYQMNPANAREAIRQALLDEEQGADILMVKPALYYLDIITKMKAALSLPICAYHVSGEYAMIMAAEEKGILQAKEVFQEAMLSIKRAGADFIFSYAVPLLFP
- a CDS encoding FAD-dependent thymidylate synthase yields the protein MTEGYEEFTDSQIKILQRYVTHTTSNIFCLRNLPEVIKGALFSRYSRSSLGLRSLLLKDFILNEETAFVAITGTQVDLDQKQVEDQIIGIKKAQNFYDRILDGYGDDSIGELGGGHLAIENISMISAKIIEDARIGGSPLEKSTRYIYFDQKIDGKYLFYREPILLASAFRETYLQTCNSLFETYSSLIPPLMGQMEKKFPKEHDVSKVAYAAALRAKVLDCLRGLLPVSTLTNMGIYGNGRFFEYLIQKLNSHNLAEVQDIGRKSFQELNKILPSFVRRADLNHKYQLSFTQFREQMGNTLKLLASRHSVGLDKMEHAGVRLIGYEEESPIKVAAALLFEHCHAGLFELQEHCKNLSTEELNHILDSASNFRENRRHKSPRALEHATFTFEIVADFGVYRDLQRHRMLTQERQIITCDFGYFIPHEILDTEMEKPYREAMERAKKVYDKIAEEFSEEAQYVAPMAFNMHWYFHVNLRLLQWLCELRSAPAGHPTYRFIAQEMAKQVCHVLPIFERFFKFVDYEGYELGRLDQEIRIIEKKTAKGSG
- a CDS encoding amino acid permease yields the protein MKQGSVLGGALLVAGSCIGAGMLALPIVTGMAGFFYSTILFFLAWSFMTSTALLLVETNSWFHERMNFLSLLDRIIGKSFKAIGWVTYLFLFYALLVAYISGTGTLFASFFYSFFNLQIPDWTGSVALIVLFGWVVYLGTRSVDLCNRFLMSIKIIFFGLLVLFSINYVNPQLLLHVDFMYAPKSFPLLIIAFGFQNMVPSLTNYMKGDLKRVRLSIVMGSLIAFAVYLIWEFIVLGILPLDQIMESLQTGRDSSQGLSLFLNLTQVKIWAGGLAFFAILTSFFSQALSLVHFLSDGFKVRCKKHESLSLCLLAFSPPLLFALCYPQFFFRALSFAGGICAVILYGILPVIMVWVGRYHKAMKGAYQFPFGKLSLVLVFIVAVSVLLLQIVNMLGSNSV